TTTAACATTGGTGGAGTTCAGCACAAAGGTTTGCTGCATATGTTTGGCGAGATTAACACATCCCACTTTCAcaccacccactcacacacacactccatggCACAGTCGCACGGCCCTGACACCGCAGGCAGCCCTGCACAGTCTGGCCTCATCTGCTGCCTGCCACCAAGCTGTGTGCGTCGCCAATCAATAGTCCTCGCTGAAGTGCTCAATTTCCACCGAGGTGGAGAAGACGGCGGAgtggaggggtggggtggggtgggcagGACAGATGTATCTGATTGTCTCCTCAATTCCCCCACCTTCTGGCACTGTGTGGTTGTTTGGaaatgtgcgtgcgtgcacgtgtgtgtgtgtgtgcgtgcatgcgcgtgcgtgtgtgtgtgtgttatgaatcGGTAATCAGAGCGGTGACACACCTGAGCAATGCCCCCCATCCCCCTTGGGTGCCATACATTATAAATCAAAAGACTGCATTTGCATAGAGGCTGCTTATTATTCCAGATTCTGCCTCTACACAAGCAAGCTAAGGGTTATAATCATGATAATGAGCCGTGCTGACTGTGAGCTTTTCATTAGTTTTGTGCGGGGGGGTCAAGAAGGGGAGGTGGTAAAAAACAAATGATATTATTAGTTTTTGATTTACAGGACTGCACTGAGAGTTTTGCTGCTCTTAGACTAAACAAAAAACAACTTTGTTTAGTTCAACTTGCAGGTTGCCTCACACTTACTTCTGTGCAGCATCTTCATCATCAAACTCATCGCTGCAACAGTTAGGAGGGACCAAAATACAGTAAGCCTCATGCTGATCAGGATCTGGCCAGAGCTGAGTTTGTGATTTCTCGATAGATGGAGCAAATCTGAAAGTCTGATTTCTGTTTTGTTTCCTCCCCTATCGGCATGGACCAGAATGCAGTGTGACAAATGTGGCGCGCGGGCAGGGAGACTAATTGCTGCCAGAGCGCAACCTGCTAAGTAATTGTAAGCAGAGTAAAGCGTGAGTTTGAGGGGAAAAGAGGAGCAGGTGCTCGCTGATGGAGGAAGCCTTGCTGCCCTGTGGGATATCTAAGAGGGAGGGTAGGTGTGAGCTGGACAGGGCCTGGGGTTATTACTCTAATTGACACTTcacctcacacacatgcacatgttcCCCAGGGGCCAATCAGAGGACTGGCTCTGCAGCGGAGGGATGGATGGAAGGCTGGCACAGGTGCTGCAGGCGAATGTATCAGGGGTGTAATTGCAATGCTGATATTTGTCTATCCCCGTGTCACGCCACCAGACGTCccccccacaacacacacacatacacacacacacagcccattaACCCTACAGGTCCTATTGAGAGCAGCGTTCCTTTGAAAGCCTTCAGGGCCCCTGTGTTTTACACTCTGAATATAATAATGCACAGAGGTGCTCGGCTCGCTGGCGTCCAACAGCAGTAATTGAGAGACAGGGGATGTGATGGGGGTTACATGGTTCACCCCACTGAGTGTGGTcagactagtgtgtgtgtgtgtgtgtgtgtgtgcgtgcgtgtgtgaattAATGTTTCAGTTCTTTGATTAGACTGCATGTCCCCTTGTTGATACAATCAGTTAAACCtgattttggtgtgtgtgtgtgtgtgtgtgtgtgtgtgtgtgtgtgtgtgtgtgtgtgttattcatAGGAAACAGGTTAAAACGATTAAGCTGAAGCTACGAACGACTAAATTGGTCTAGTCTTTATATTTAGTTTTGAGCTGGCGATGGCCGTATTAAAGTGACGTGTGCAAAAGTCTTGAGTCACCCTCCTTCCTGACAGTGAGACTTTTAAAACCTCCAGTCTTCAAAACATGGAAGAGTTTTGTAATAataagcagcagcagctcagccgatagagcaggttgtccagtcatCGTAGTGTTGCAGGTTCAATAACGGCTCCCGGCTCTgcagttgtgtctttgggcaaaacacttcaccctccctgcctgctggtggtggtcagaagagCCGGTggcgcctcgcctctgtcggtgcaccCCAGGCCCAGGGCAGATGTGGCAACATTGTAgctaatcaccaccagcgtgtgcacgtgtgtgtgtgaatgattcactgcagtgtaaagctctttggagtgCTCTGACTCTAAACacatgcaggtcatttatcataactAAAGTATAATAAAGACATACACACATGTAATGATGCTCTTTAGTTCTTATACTGCCGATTTTTAATATTAAGATGTATTTTATTCATAGTACAACAGCCTGCAGACCAGTCTATAAAAATAATGCATAAAAAATGATTTAAGGAAGATTTTCTTCATGCCTCAGGAGCTGGTCCTGTGGTTTGGGATCAATAGTTCTTCAGGCTACCTGTCATTATGTTTTGTTTGCTTTCTTAAGCCGTTTAACTCTGCCTTATAAAATATTCAGTCAAAAAGGGGCTTTTAGACAAGAGGACGTGTAAAACGGTTTCCACTGATCTTCCTGTAGGTGTTCAACTGAAGGGTGAAGCTTCTCTCAGCTCCTGTTTCAGGTCTatgatgatgtttttctttcttttctcctaAAGGCAAAACTTTCAGCTACTGTTGATCTGCTGTAGGTATTCTTAGACCTGATATTTTATGATCTGATGCAGCAACATGAACACAAAAAGCTGGCAATGTCTAAATGAATACgttaaaatactttaaaaagcTTGGTCTGCTGAAATTATTCATAGCTTAAGACAAAAATAAAATGAGAATCTAATTTAGTTAGAAAAAGTAGTGCCGTGTGGGCACTGGTTTTGTGTTTTTGCCGGGTTAGTAATCTTTACATTATTTACTTCTGTTGGGACACGGAGCACGAGGGTGTGCTGCTATATGTTTGACATAGTAAGCACAAAAAAGTAGGAGGTAATCGAAGAACATTTAAAAGATGCTTGTTGATTGTGTTTCCAGTGTTTTGTCTGATGAGTACCAGAAGGTTCTGGTCGGGTTCTCCACTGCTGTGCAGCAGCACAAGAAGGATCTGGTGCCTGGAGTTCCCCAGCTTAACATGTGTGACCTGGCTGTCATGGTGAGATCCACATTAATCAGACAAATATTTTATGTACTTCAGCTGCATTTGTGATTTTACCAACTGGACCGTTTTATCAGAGCAGCGAATCACCAGGAGACACTTCTGTGGGTTTTAATTGACTTTACAGACGTCAGTATATTTGAGAAGAGGCAAAAATAACTGATTTTGATTGTTGgattacattttaaataaaggAATAAATGGTGAGCATTGATGACTTAtcagaaagaattaaagctggtCTTTAAATGGAGAAACaataatgtatttatttactgAGCAAACTGGATTCATAAACTTTATTTGTTTTGGGGGGCTTTGCATCatttttctaaaaaaataaataaataaaataaaaatacagtcatTTAAAGTTGCTGATGAGGTGCTTGTCACTTCTGCTGGAGCCACAGATCTAACTTATGGCACAACACTGCCCCCTTGTGGATACTCAATAAGCAGCCTTCTGGAGGGTTAAAATAATCATCAGCGTTCAGCTCGtcctgttttattattttattttatatgaagGTCTTTTTTAATATTGGGTAAGCTATTTTATGTATATTTATTACATTTCTACAGATGAAACataacattttaaaatgtttttcttttgcagCCCAGATAAATATTGAATTTTGCTTCGTTTAAACATTTATGTGTTTTCAATAacaaaataatgtaaaaaaatacGCTGTAAGTGTTGATATAGCATGTAAAGTTCATAAGAAGGCAGATGGAAGCAGTTCTGAGGTAGTTAGTCTAAAATGCATTCAAATTTCAATTAACAAGAGACAAAGGATGACACTTTGATCACAACcagacaaattaaataaatggaaGTCATTTAATTAGATGACTGTTGGTTTGTTTGCAGAACTGGGCCCCTGCAGGCTGTGAGAAGTTAGGAAAGTGTCTGAAACCGCCCGAGTCTAATCCTTGGAAGTGCGACTGGCCCCACTGAGAACACACTCTGAACCAGAGGAAACACAAACTTGATGATGGACCTCACAGCGGAGCTTTTAATGGACAAGTGCCTCAAAAACATCTATTTTTATACTGCTTCAAATaaaagcacttttaaataaaTGATGGGAAACATGTActgtgttcatttttttaaacctgTGTCTTTACAAGTTTAGAATAATTCATCATGATTTCGTACTGTAATGGTCTAGGCAAGCATTGACTTTTGGAAGGGGACAGGGGTACATGTCCCCTCCCCCAAACTACGTCCATGGAGGCAAGGCAGCGTTGTTGGTATGGCACGtttcacacacagaggcaattcaacgtGTTCTGTTAACGAGGATGGCACAAACATTAAAGTAACGTGACCGCTCAGTTTAAGTACACAAATAAATTTAGATCAAATTAAGAATCAGAAAAAAGAGTAAGTTAAagtgtgagcagttacagtgcagaaggtgcagcataagatacATTCATTCAAAGAATGATGAATACATGAACGTTTTTAATTTGgattaaaagtttctagagtttgGGGCATATTTGAACTCATGAGGaaactgattccatctgtgagcagcatagtagctaaaagcagcttcaccctgtttggttctgacccgaggttctaccagctgaccgctTCGTAAGGATCTCAGGGCCCTGCTAGGCGTTTATACAGGAcagagatccaacatgtattctggccccctgagattgagtgatttataaactagtagaagcactttgaatttgaatctgtagtttactggtaaccagtgtggagatttaagaacaggagtgatgtgctcggttctcttggttcttgttcagactctagcagcagcattctgaataagctgcagttgcttcacagcttttttgggaagaccagacaaaagaccactgcaatagtccagcctgctggagatgaatgcatgaacaAGTTTCTCTAGGTCTAGTCTAAGGCAAAAGGGGGGCATTTGTTTAAGATGGTATTAATTTAAAGTAACAAAATCAAGGGTTGAAGTTCAAAACTGAAATAATGTCACTAATTAAAGGTTCATGTTGATTTGTTTTCCtcttattaaattaaatcttCATTTGAAAACCACATTTTATATTTACTTGGGTTAGGGATGTAAAAAATGTAAATGTCATGAATAAAAAACAGAGGAACTATAATATTTTTCACGGCTCTGTTTTGGATTTGACGATGCTAAAAGTTAACGTAAAGAGGAAGCTGCTTCTTCCCGTTAATGTGGCCATCGGTGGCTGAAGCTGGAAGCTTCTTTGAGCGAAACCAAGGAAGGTTCATCTGGTGATTTGATATCAAAGTGCTTGaaaccaaaataaaatacacaattaaaaatgattaaattaaGAGTTTTTGTAAACCCTGTGCACAAAGAGGGTGACCTCTAACACGCATCACTGTTTCGTGTtctcaaataaacaaaaactatCAATTGAAATAACAACCCTTACAAATTATTATCCCTGTGCAGATGTTTCTGGTTAATGAGTCCTGCTTCTGGAGCTTGCTGTATTTACTTTTGAGGTTTGCATAAactacattttaaaaacaaagtcgctgctggtttgaatatatttttcagtcatttcctCTTCTGCTCAGAGGAAATTGCATGTTACAGGAAACACCCAGAATAAGAGTTATTTCTGCAACTGAATTTTACACCATCAGGTCAGAGAGCAGCAGCAAGACCATGGATGTGGACGCGTCTTTTCTCAAATCCAGGAGGGGAATCGTAAAAGTGGCAGAGATGGTGAGAGAGGAATGAACTTTGTTGCAGATGTAACTCAGACAGATCTGGGCTGCGCGGTGACATGAGATAGAGGAAGAGAAACTACATGTGGCAGTGAGCTGACATCACATGTTTATGTAAATATGGCGTGGTGTTGCAACTCTTTGCATGCATAAACTGAAATGTGCAGCATGTTGCATGAAGAAAGGCATGAGCAGCTTCTGCTGGAGGTTTCGTGGATCTTCATGCACACTTGACTGTGTTTTTTTCTCCTACAGGGAACTCTTTTTGTTGCATTTGTGTGTTTCGCTGTGGCGTCTGCTCCAAAGTACATTGCAGCCACACTGTTGGAGTTACTGATCACGTTACTTTTGCTGCTTCTGTACGTTCTGAAGCTCAACAAGAAGGTGGCGTTTTTCTTTTGGCCTCTCGTTGTGAGTGTTGTGGATATTTAGTAAATGAGCACATGAACAGTACAACTTAAAATTCTAAGCGTTTGTCAGGCTTATGTCTTTGTCTCTTTTTTCTTTAGGATGCTTTAAATTCAGTCTTTGCAGCGGTCTACCTTACCATCCTGAGCCTGATTGCTCTGACCTCATCTAACATCCCAGTCACACTGGCTGGAGGGGTGAGACGTGTTTGATTCCTCTTCCACATTTTCAGCAGTTGTCCCGATCCTGTCCTCAGTTAGTTACCACCATCCTGTGTGTTTTAAATGCTTTTCAATGGAGGATTTACATTTTCAACAGGTCAAGTTTAAACACTCAGGTGTGTTTGATCAGATAAGCACCAGAGGTGGTGGCCCTTGAGGGCCAGGATGAGACACAACGCTGCTGTTTTAATTTTATGTGCACATAGAATCCCACGAATATGCGTTAAGGTGCATAATAATCCTGTAAACGTGCATGTTTTATTCTGCTTGTGTTGTAGGTTTTGTGTCTCCTATCAGTAGCACTGCTCTGTGCAGAAAGCTACACACTCTTCAAGATCATCACATTCAACAAACCAAGAAGTGAAACTGAAACACAAAATCAAGTTCACCAATAAATAAATACAGGAACTGGATTAAAGCTGCATGAAGTCTAATCAAAAACGTGTACTTTATTTTTTGAGGCTGTTTTGCTGTTTTTCAGACTCTTTTCTGTGGAGCCTGTTGGTGTTTAACTGATCAGTCAGAATTAAGATGCTTTTAGACTTGTGTCACCTTTCCTCGGAGGTAGTCGGGTTTGTATCGGGGGCTGTGCAGCTGCGGGGATTCCATTTCACATCTGGATTCAGCCTTTTTGGAGTTGGGTTTCCGCGCTGTCATTGTTTCCGTCTCCACCTCCCCGAAGCCACACGCCTCCACACAGCTCTTTTTTTCTCTTCTCTTTTACTTCGCCTTGAGTCCGCTGCTTCAGCCTGCTTGGAGCTATCAGGAGTTTAGAGAAGGGAGCGGATCTTTCGCACGATGGGGGACATCGAGGCTCCTGCCTCGACCGGGCCGCGCCAGTCCGTCCTTCTCTCCGTTCTTCCGAGCAAAGAGTTCGCCACCTCCAGGAAAGGAATGCTGCTGATTTCTGAAGTGGTAAGAAAAAGAGATGAAAATGATCATGGCAGTGAATAAAAATGCACATCACAACTATTACGCGCGAGTGGCCAGAGCTAGCCACGTTTTTGCGCACATGTACGCAGTTTAAACGTTAGAAATGCTGTTTTAACTCACATTCATGCACATTTATAGCTGATTATAACAGTTTTTATAATGTTTTATCAGTAAACTGAGAGAAAACCTTAATGATCCAACACCTGAAATTGATACACACGCTCcagcaaggacgtaattttcactttagaagtggaggggacacgggggtgggggtgggtagggtggggggtgggggggatgcgTTGCATCTCCACAGTATGTTCCAAtgagaaacaggcttcaacacaaacagttgttttctgcttggtcctagagctccagcagtgtcaatttaatatagtgtaatattgtttttggatggtaaaaagtggaggggtcaaaacttgactttggaaaaagtgtgtgtgtgtgtgggggggggggggggggggttgtcccccgtgccccccaccccccccaaaaaattacgtccatacaCTCCAGACTTGCAGGCCAAAGCGCAGATATGGAATTGACCCAAATCAGGAACTGATCAGTGTTTTGTAGGGTGGGGGGAGTTGGGTGTGGcatgggggggcgggggggggtttGGTGTCCTCAGCATCATGAGTTAAGGTGGGAGTGCTGTGTGAATTGTGTCATGTGGCCTTCAGCTGTAGTTCGGCCACAACATGTAGTTCCTCTCAGCCACATCCTTCACAGAACTTTTCAGTATCTTGCAAAAAATTGATAAAAAGTTTACTTTTTTGTTTGAGAACACGAAACAGTGATGCATGCTAGAGGTCACCCTCTTTGTGTTTGCTGAGTTGTTGCACTTTTATCACCTCGGTGCCACAGAAAGCCCGCAGCCGCCTCACAGACCATTTTACATGAAGCCAAAGAGAAAACAGACCTCGGTTCTGCCATTTTTGTGAGTTTTAGTCAGACTAGCATCCTGCTGAGCACACACAAGTGTGTTAGGCTTCCATGCATTCTTCATCAGGACTCCTGGCCTCCAACAGAGCTGATAAGGAAGGCAAAGTCACAACATAAACAAATCAAATGTTGTAAAACTATTATTATTTTAGGTCTTGTGTTTCAGCTTCATGCAGCAGAGTCAGCTCTAACCCCATAAAACAGAGACAAGACGGTCGAGATTACAGTATCTGGACTTCCTTTTCTGGGAGGCTTCAAAGACCCATCAGGCGCAACCTACTGAGCTCATGAAGCCCCTCTCCGTCATTATTCCATCTCTCTTTGTTGCCGGCTGTTTGCACAAGTCACGTGTGTTTGTATGGGAGGAGAGAAATAAGAGGGTCTTTGAGGATAAACACTGACTTCAGCTGCTGTATCTCCCTACAGGAAATGGGCATGGAGCTGCAGCGTTGCACTTCTGAGGCAGAGCTCTCAGGGGGGCAGATCTGATGAGTTCCTGACTGAAACCAGACACGTTTAAGACGCGTTCCGTTCAGACCATCATTTCAGCCACTTCTTCCCCTTTAACTGTCTTTCAGGCTCTCTCCTTCATAGCGTTTGTGTGTTTTGCgggctcagcagcagcagccttcGTCACCGTCCCCCTGCTGGGGTTCCTGGCTGCTGTCTTCGTGTTGTTTGCTTACTCCACAAAATTCAACGAGCGGTTCAAAGGCTTCGGCTGGCCTCTGACAGTGGGAACGCTTTTAAATCTCAGTATTAAAGCTGGCTTTTGTACACAATCATTAAAGAATAAAATAATTAGATTATGACTCTGAACTTTTCTCTTAAAGGATTTCATAAGGTGTGTGACAGCCTCCATTATTTATTTCATCATCTCCATAATGGCTGTTTCTAAATATGGAGATGGGTCCTCTAAAGCAGCCGGGGTAAATACTGACCTTTAACCTCTCACGTCAGCATTAGAGACATTTGTGATGTCAGCTGCATCTAACCACCTTTCTCTGGTCTGCAGGTGTTTGGGTTTATCGCCACCATTGTTTTTGCTTTAGATTTTTATCTCATCTTTAATGAGCTGATTGGTTTCCTAAAGCAGGGAGGGGAGACCAATGAGGAGCCTTCAAGACGGCGAGGTAACAAAAAAGCCAAAGCATCACATCAGTTTTTTATGTACTGCAAGTTAATCAATTTTATGCGTTAAATCAGAATAAACATGTTGAAACTGACGAGTAATTCAGATCTTAGTTTTTCACGGTAACGTGAAAGGCAGTGGGGCATTATGCATTACTTTGAGAAATGTTagacctttttttttcttcagaatcAAATTCTGTCTTGGCTCCATAACAAACAGCACACAGTTTGGaagcaaacatttttaaaatgtgaatcgggtggcagaccaaggcgggaggcttggtggtccgatccccggacaagaaaactggtttttgggacatggaacgtcacctcgctggcggggaaggagcaggagcttgtggcagaggttgagcggtactggctagatatggtcggactcacctcgacacatagcattggctctggaacccaagtccttgagaggggttgctccgggtgagaggcggggaGCTGGGGTTGGCTatttgctagccccaagactctctgcctgtgtgttggggtttacccgggggacgagagggtaacttccctgcaccttcgggtcggggaacgggtcctgactgttgtttgtgcttatgggccaaatatcagttcagagtacccaccctttttggagtccctggaacgagtactagatagtgctccatcaggagactccattgtcctgctgggggacttcaatgctcatgtgggcaatgacagcatgacctggaggggtgtgactgggaggaatggcccgcctgatctgaactcaagtggtgtttcgttattggacttctgtgcaagccgcagtttggccataacgaacaccctgttcgaacataaggatgcccatcggtatgaggatcagcacctccaaatctgagaccatggttcttgaccagaaaagggtggcttgccaactccaggtcgggggagaggtcctacctcaagtggaggagtttaagtatctcagggacttgttcacgagtgagggtaggagggatcgggagattgacaggcggattggttcggcgtctgcagtgatgcggacgctgagccgatctgtcgtggtgaagagggagctgagtcagaaagccaggctctcgatttaccggtcgatctacgtcccaatcctcacctatggtcatgagctttgggtaatgaccgaaagagcgagattgcggatacaagcggccgaaatgagtttcctccgtagggtggccgggctcagccttagagatagggtgaggagcttggacatttgggagggactcggagtagaaccgctgctcctccggatcgaaaggagctagttgaggtggtttgggcatctggtcaggatgcctcctggacgcctccccggggaggtgttttgggcatatcctgccggcaggaggcccccgggtcgacccaggacacgttggagaggttacatctccaatctggtccgggaacgccttggggtcctgccggaggagctggtggagaaggccggagagaggac
This genomic window from Nothobranchius furzeri strain GRZ-AD chromosome 9, NfurGRZ-RIMD1, whole genome shotgun sequence contains:
- the LOC139071771 gene encoding chemokine-like factor isoform X2, producing the protein MLQETPRIRVISATEFYTIRSESSSKTMDVDASFLKSRRGIVKVAEMGTLFVAFVCFAVASAPKYIAATLLELLITLLLLLLYVLKLNKKDALNSVFAAVYLTILSLIALTSSNIPVTLAGGVLCLLSVALLCAESYTLFKIITFNKPRSETETQNQVHQ
- the LOC139071771 gene encoding chemokine-like factor isoform X1 translates to MLQETPRIRVISATEFYTIRSESSSKTMDVDASFLKSRRGIVKVAEMGTLFVAFVCFAVASAPKYIAATLLELLITLLLLLLYVLKLNKKVAFFFWPLVDALNSVFAAVYLTILSLIALTSSNIPVTLAGGVLCLLSVALLCAESYTLFKIITFNKPRSETETQNQVHQ
- the cmtm3 gene encoding CKLF-like MARVEL transmembrane domain-containing protein 3 yields the protein MGDIEAPASTGPRQSVLLSVLPSKEFATSRKGMLLISEVALSFIAFVCFAGSAAAAFVTVPLLGFLAAVFVLFAYSTKFNERFKGFGWPLTDFIRCVTASIIYFIISIMAVSKYGDGSSKAAGVFGFIATIVFALDFYLIFNELIGFLKQGGETNEEPSRRRDEFSDSDSD